GGTTCCGGACCGGCCGCGGCGCACCACATCCCGGTGCCCGCCTGCGCCGAGGAGCTCGCGCCGGTCCTGGAGATCCTCCCGGTGCAGCGGCTCGCGCTGCGGCTCGCGGTCGCCCGCGGCGGCGACCCGGACCGGCCGCGCGGGCTGTCCAAGGTCACCCGCACCCGCTGATCCGTTCCGGAGCCACTCGTCTTTTCGGACGAAGCACCGGCCCCGATCCCGCCATTGGTGCCGAGACCTGCCAAAACGGTCCCGAACGGCAAACCCGCTGCGTCTGGCCCGTGCGCAGCGGAAAAGTAGGAGCCCGCCTCACCGAGGGGGCGGGGTGAGGCGGGCAGCGTCAGATTACGCCGAACGGGTCACAAATGACCACCGCTGAGATGGAGGAAAACGCGACCGGCCCGCGATCAACTCGGATCACCGGCCGTGATCGGGACGAGCCGGTCGGCACCGAGCCGGGTGATCAGAGCTCGTAGACCTGGCGCGCGGTGCCGTCGAAGATCGCCGTCCGCTCCCGCTGCGAGAGCCCGCCCACCAGCTGCGCGGCCAGCCGCAGGACCTCCCGGTAGGAAGCCGCCGACGTGCACACCGGCCAGTCCGAGCCGAACATCAACCGGCCCGGCCCGAACGCGTCCAGCACCACCTCGACGCACGGCCGCAGCACCTCCACGTCCGGCGGTCGCTGCCCGGACTCGGTGACCAGGCCGGAGAGCTTGCACAGCACGTTCGGATGTTCCGCCAGCCGCCGCACCAGCGACTCCCACCGCCGCGCATCGCCGTCGACGGGCGGCTTGCCGCAGTGGTCCAGCACGAAGGTCAGCTGCGGGAACTCGCCCACCGCCTTGATCGCCGCGGGGAGCTGGTGCGGGCGCACCAGCAGCTCGAACACCAGCCCGGCGTCCTCCACCGCCGCGAGCCCGCGCAGCACGTCCGGCCTGATCAGCCAGTCCGGGTCCGCTTCGAACTCGACCGGGTGCCGGATGCCCTTCAACCAGCGGCCCGCCGGGTGCGACAGCAGCGCGCCGAGCCGTTCCCGCACGCCGCGCGCGGTGAGGTCCACCCAGCCGACGACCGCGCCGATGCACTGCACCGAATCGGCCAGCACCAGCATCTCCGGCGTCTCGTCCGGGTCGGCGACGGTCTGCACCAGCACCGTCGTGTCCACCGAGGTGCCGCGGATCGCGTCGGCCAGGTCGGAAGGCCGGAAATCGCGGTGCAACGCCTCCCGCTCGGGCCCGGTGATCCACGGCTGGTCCCGGACGTCGATGTCCCACAGGTGGTGGTGCGCGTCGACGGTCATCGCTTCGTCCTTCCCCGGCCGCATCGGCCCCGACGATCGATCCCACAGTGTGGCCCGTGCCCGCTGCCCGGCTCGGCGCAGGGCCGGGATGACCGGCCGGTGAACGCGCCGATCACCCCCGCGATGCCCCTGCCCTCCGGTACAACGGAACCCATGCGGGACCTAGTGCTCGGCCTCGACATCGGCGGTACCTCCAGCCGCGCCCAGGTCGGCGACCTGAGCGGCCGGCTCGTGGGCAGCGGCGACGCGGGCGGCGGCAACCCGAACTCGCACCCCCCGGAGGACGCCGTCGCGCAGGTCACCGCCGCGGCCCGCGCCGCGCTCGGCGACCTCGACGGGAGCGCCGTGGGTTCCGCGGTCCTCGGCATGGCCGGGGTGAGCGCCATGACGGATCCGCGGGTGGCGGGACTGTTCGAGCAGGGCTGGAACTCGCTCGGCCTGCACTGCCCGGTGCGGATCGTCAGCGACTGCGAGGTGGCGTTCGCCGCGGGCACCGCCGCCGGTGCCGGGACCGTCCTCATCGCCGGGACCGGCGCCATCGCCGCCCGCATCGAGGGCCACCGGGAGGTGGCCTCCGCGGGCGGGCACGGCTGGCTGCTCGGCGACGAGGGGTCCGCGTTCTGGCTCGGCAGGGAAGCCGTCCGGCACGCGCTGCGCACCCTGGACACGGGAACCGCGCCGGAAGGGCTCGCCCGCGCCGTGCTGGTGACCGCGCTCGACGGCGAACCGGGCGACGAGCCGGTCCGGGTCCGCAAGCAGCTGATCACCGCGGTGAACGGGGCGCCGCCGATCCGGCTCGCCGAGCTCGCGCCGCTGGTCACCGCTGCCTGCGCGGACGGCAACCCGGCAGGCGCGGACATCGTGGGGCGCGCTGCCGTCGAACTCGCCGGCACGGCCGTGCGGGCCGGGGGCTCCGGGCCGGTCGTGCTGGCCGGTGGGCTCACCGCCGAGGGCAACCCGGTCGGCACCGCCCTGCGCGCGGAGCTCGGCGCCCGGCTGCCCGGCACGCCGCTGCACCTGGCCGGGCCGGGCGCCGCCGGTGCGGCCTGGCTCGCCGCCCTCGACCTCACCCCGGACGCCCCCCGCTACCCGGGCATCTGAGCGGCCCCGGGCAACGCCGACGGCCCGCGGCTCATCCACACCCCCACCGGCAGCACCGGAGCTGTGGACGGATCACGCCGCTGGGGGGACTACTTCCGCGATTTCACGAGGAACCAAACGCCCCCCACCCTCGCCCCGCACCGGCGAACACCCCTGGTGCGCTGGCACTTCGCCCGCCGCCGAGCCTCGTCGCGGTGGACGTTCGGCTCTGATTCCTCGCGAAACTGCGCGAGATTTC
This window of the Saccharopolyspora gloriosae genome carries:
- a CDS encoding amidohydrolase family protein, which gives rise to MTVDAHHHLWDIDVRDQPWITGPEREALHRDFRPSDLADAIRGTSVDTTVLVQTVADPDETPEMLVLADSVQCIGAVVGWVDLTARGVRERLGALLSHPAGRWLKGIRHPVEFEADPDWLIRPDVLRGLAAVEDAGLVFELLVRPHQLPAAIKAVGEFPQLTFVLDHCGKPPVDGDARRWESLVRRLAEHPNVLCKLSGLVTESGQRPPDVEVLRPCVEVVLDAFGPGRLMFGSDWPVCTSAASYREVLRLAAQLVGGLSQRERTAIFDGTARQVYEL
- a CDS encoding N-acetylglucosamine kinase, whose amino-acid sequence is MRDLVLGLDIGGTSSRAQVGDLSGRLVGSGDAGGGNPNSHPPEDAVAQVTAAARAALGDLDGSAVGSAVLGMAGVSAMTDPRVAGLFEQGWNSLGLHCPVRIVSDCEVAFAAGTAAGAGTVLIAGTGAIAARIEGHREVASAGGHGWLLGDEGSAFWLGREAVRHALRTLDTGTAPEGLARAVLVTALDGEPGDEPVRVRKQLITAVNGAPPIRLAELAPLVTAACADGNPAGADIVGRAAVELAGTAVRAGGSGPVVLAGGLTAEGNPVGTALRAELGARLPGTPLHLAGPGAAGAAWLAALDLTPDAPRYPGI